In the Nocardioides marmotae genome, TTCGGCAACCGGAAGCTGACGTTCCTCAAGACGCCGGCGCTGGTGGCCGTGGTCACGGGCCTCGCCGAGCACGCCGACGTGCGGTCCGCGCTGACGGCGGCCGGCGTCCCGGAGACCCAGCACGAGGCGTACGCCGGCGCGCTGAGCGGGCTCGCTGCGACCGACATGATCCGTCCCCGATCCGAGGAGGCCGTGGCATGACCGCGATCCTGGACGACACGAGCAGACCCCTCCCGCTGGTGCAGCAGTTCGAGCGAGGGCTGGACGCGCCGGTCTGCCTGACGTGGGAGTTGACGTACGCCTGCAACCTGGCGTGTGCGCACTGCCTCTCGAGCAGCGGCCGGCGCGATCCACGGGAGCTGACGACCCAGCAGTGCGAGGCGGTGATCGACGAGCTGCAGCGGATGCAGGTCTTCTATGTCAACGTCGGTGGCG is a window encoding:
- the mftB gene encoding mycofactocin biosynthesis chaperone MftB (MftB, a small protein, is a peptide chaperone that assists the radical SAM enzyme MftC in performing two modifications to the C-terminal Val-Tyr dipeptide of the mycofactocin precursor peptide, MftA. MftB's role is analogous to the role of PqqD in the biosynthesis of PQQ, a cofactor that derives entirely from a Tyr and a Glu in the precursor PqqA.) gives rise to the protein MTVMLDEAWSLSPVVALRPEPFGALAYHFGNRKLTFLKTPALVAVVTGLAEHADVRSALTAAGVPETQHEAYAGALSGLAATDMIRPRSEEAVA